From a region of the Malania oleifera isolate guangnan ecotype guangnan chromosome 12, ASM2987363v1, whole genome shotgun sequence genome:
- the LOC131144840 gene encoding uncharacterized protein LOC131144840 codes for MSILWEKSQTWRWIVRMTKESKPFFFTFAAVCGVIPTIIGYGVMQVTNSSNPQLEAHLRQTARPDSLMMGKVNQDRLKEYFGELQRKENTNDRYVAALRGETLTRNPYVRIQPMPNPSPNQSTQVQQGSTTTAAAAEKQPKSTKPSQH; via the exons ATGTCGATCCTCTGGGAGAAAAGCCAGACATGGAGGTGGATTGTGCGCATGACAAAAGAATCGAAGCCCTTCTTCTTTACATTCGCCGCCGTCTGCGGTGTAATCCCAACCATAATCGGCTACGGAGTCATGCAAGTCACTAACTCTAGCAACCCACAGCTCGAAGCTCATCTCCGCCAGACCGCCCGCCCCGACTCCCTC ATGATGGGAAAAGTAAATCAAGACAGGCTGAAGGAATACTTTGGGGAGCTCCAGCGGAAAGAGAATACAAATGACCGATACGTGGCTGCTCTGAGGGGAGAAACCTTGACTAGAAACCCCTACGTGAGAATTCAGCCCATGCCCAACCCAAGCCCAAACCAAAGCACCCAAGTTCAACAAGGTTCAACAACAACAGCCGCAGCAGCGGAGAAGCAGCCAAAATCCACAAAGCCAAGCCAACACTGA